One Phoenix dactylifera cultivar Barhee BC4 unplaced genomic scaffold, palm_55x_up_171113_PBpolish2nd_filt_p 000659F, whole genome shotgun sequence genomic region harbors:
- the LOC103695741 gene encoding transcription factor MYB83-like translates to MMRKLDPPAKNNPTNNNINGASKLRKGLWSPEEDDKLMSYMLRNGQGCWSDVARNAGLQRCGKSCRLRWINYLRPDLKRGAFSPKEEELIIHLHSILGNRWSQIAARLPGRTDNEIKNFWNSTIKKRLKNSSSPSPNDSGSPEPKVGMGGLETLNEQEIKTMCIDSASSSSFMQGLSISNQYDLLPLPDVSCGMNNGLGTSYFHEPTSFPQVGFGNGYYGSHGMMMEGDLVGGGGGCELFVPPLESTNIEESGTSNNTTRNISDPHHSSNNDANKINSDNAVGSGIYWQGGNMKMEEWDFEDLMKDVTSFPFLDFQAE, encoded by the exons ATGATGAGGAAGCTGGATCCTCCGGCAAAGAACAATCCGACCAATAACAACATCAATGGAGCCAGTAAGCTAAGGAAAGGATTGTGGTCGCCGGAGGAGGATGACAAGCTCATGAGCTACATGCTTAGAAATGGGCAGGGGTGTTGGAGCGACGTCGCGAGGAACGCAGGCCTGCAGAGGTGTGGCAAGAGCTGCCGGCTCCGTTGGATAAATTACCTAAGGCCCGATCTCAAGCGTGGCGCTTTCTCGCCCAAAGAAGAGGAGCTTATCATCCACTTGCATTCTATTCTTGGCAAtcg GTGGTCCCAAATTGCAGCACGTTTGCCTGGCCGTACAGACAATGAAATAAAGAATTTTTGGAACTCCACCATTAAAAAGAGGCTGAAGAACTCATCGTCGCCGTCTCCAAACGACAGCGGATCTCCTGAACCTAAGGTTGGCATGGGGGGCCTTGAAACCTTAAACGAACAAGAAATCAAGACAATGTGCATCGATTCAGCGTCTTCATCATCATTTATGCAAGGTTTGTCCATAAGCAACCAGTACGATCTATTGCCTTTGCCCGATGTCAGTTGTGGCATGAATAATGGTCTAGGAACCAGCTACTTCCATGAACCCACATCCTTCCCACAGGTTGGCTTCGGAAATGGGTATTATGGGAGTCATGGTATGATGATGGAGGGAGACCTcgtgggaggaggaggaggatgtgaGCTCTTTGTACCTCCTTTAGAGAGTACAAATATAGAGGAGAGTGGCACTAGTAATAATACTACAAGAAATATAAGTGACCCCCACCACAGCAGCAATAATGATGCGAATAAGATTAATAGTGATAATGCTGTTGGGAGTGGGATATATTGGCAGGGTGGAAACATGAAGATGGAGGAGTGGGACTTTGAGGACTTGATGAAAGATGTgacttcttttcctttccttgaTTTCCAAGCCGAATGA